A stretch of Pomacea canaliculata isolate SZHN2017 linkage group LG6, ASM307304v1, whole genome shotgun sequence DNA encodes these proteins:
- the LOC112565992 gene encoding rab-like protein 3 isoform X1 codes for MAAIGAIEKAKVLVVGDSGVGKTSVVHLICHNEPCHNPSATIGCSVEVKLHEFRAGTPAERDYFLELWDIGGSSSHRNSRSIFYHQVHGIILVHDLTNRKSHQNLHKWLAEVLNKDTDTTNNGNEFDPETFAGNQIPILVIGTKADSAASLRETKISRTSSIAEECGADELHLDSMNTKYLAPGSTNAVKLTKFFDKVIERRYSGNQGHISPLQTKRVWKSSHMD; via the exons ATGGCAGCAATAGGAGCAATCGAAAAAGCAAAAGTACTTGTTGTTGGGGATTCAG GAGTTGGTAAAACATCTGTAGTTCACCTGATCTGTCACAATGAACCATGTCACAATCCTTCAGCAACCATTGGATGTTCTGTGGAAGTTAAA CTCCATGAATTTAGAGCTGGGACACCTGCTGAACGAGATTATTTTCTGGAATTATGGGACATTGGGGGGTCTTCAAGTCATCGCAACAGCCGTTCCATCTTCTATCATCAGGTCCAtg GTATAATTCTTGTGCATGATTTGACTAATCGAAAATCTCATCAAAACCTTCATAAATGGCTAGCAGAGGTTCTTAATAAGGACACAGATACCACAAACAATGG GAATGAGTTTGATCCAGAAACTTTTGCGGGAAACCAGATCCCCATTCTTGTCATTGGTACCAAAGCAGACTCGGCTGCCAGCCTGAGAGAGACAAAGATATCTAGAACATCATCTATTGCAGAAGAATGTGGTGCAGATGAACTGCATTTG GATAGCATGAATACTAAATACTTGGCACCTGGGTCGACTAATGCTGTTAAATTGACCAAATTTTTTGACAAA GTGATTGAGCGAAGATACTCTGGCAATCAG GGCCACATAAGTCCACTCCAGACCAAGCGAGTATGGAAGAGCTCTCACATGGACTGA
- the LOC112565992 gene encoding rab-like protein 3 isoform X2: MAAIGAIEKAKVLVVGDSGVGKTSVVHLICHNEPCHNPSATIGCSVEVKLHEFRAGTPAERDYFLELWDIGGSSSHRNSRSIFYHQVHGIILVHDLTNRKSHQNLHKWLAEVLNKDTDTTNNGNEFDPETFAGNQIPILVIGTKADSAASLRETKISRTSSIAEECGADELHLDSMNTKYLAPGSTNAVKLTKFFDKVIERRYSGNQVSFGSKMFHNYFGD; the protein is encoded by the exons ATGGCAGCAATAGGAGCAATCGAAAAAGCAAAAGTACTTGTTGTTGGGGATTCAG GAGTTGGTAAAACATCTGTAGTTCACCTGATCTGTCACAATGAACCATGTCACAATCCTTCAGCAACCATTGGATGTTCTGTGGAAGTTAAA CTCCATGAATTTAGAGCTGGGACACCTGCTGAACGAGATTATTTTCTGGAATTATGGGACATTGGGGGGTCTTCAAGTCATCGCAACAGCCGTTCCATCTTCTATCATCAGGTCCAtg GTATAATTCTTGTGCATGATTTGACTAATCGAAAATCTCATCAAAACCTTCATAAATGGCTAGCAGAGGTTCTTAATAAGGACACAGATACCACAAACAATGG GAATGAGTTTGATCCAGAAACTTTTGCGGGAAACCAGATCCCCATTCTTGTCATTGGTACCAAAGCAGACTCGGCTGCCAGCCTGAGAGAGACAAAGATATCTAGAACATCATCTATTGCAGAAGAATGTGGTGCAGATGAACTGCATTTG GATAGCATGAATACTAAATACTTGGCACCTGGGTCGACTAATGCTGTTAAATTGACCAAATTTTTTGACAAA GTGATTGAGCGAAGATACTCTGGCAATCAGGTTAGTTTTGgaagcaaaatgtttcacaaTTACTTTGGAGATTAG
- the LOC112565995 gene encoding LOW QUALITY PROTEIN: general transcription factor IIE subunit 1-like (The sequence of the model RefSeq protein was modified relative to this genomic sequence to represent the inferred CDS: inserted 1 base in 1 codon): MDTEVLTEVPVVLKKLVRMIARGFYTMEHAIVVDLLVKHPCIKEDDLADLLKYEKKHLRSLLNTLKNEKFLKSRMRVETDEEGRTTRHSYYFISYNVFVNVVKYKLDHIRKKIELEERTTSSRANFKCQACGKTFTDFEIGQLLDYTTKQLVCTFCEEEVLEDESSLPRADARTSLARFNSQVKPIFDLLQECEEIRLAPDLLEPEPTDFKKMQKNPTGPQQRTKGENGIWSGDASRNIEFGYSDXQFTITVDDDVDKMAVEKKEVPIWMQKSTVDGVPMLDGLDSPSRLISSTMVPSEDIMQTLLVHEPKAGSSRLPDNESSDESERDGFGAGTAPAGDDEEMESNEEDEAVPIVTIGDKRVPYHDVTEDMVALMTPLEKEEYIRIGQEIYENMYE; encoded by the exons ATGGATACAGAAGTCCTAACCGAAGTGCCTGTGGTCTTAAAAAAGTTGGTGCGGATGATAGCTAGAGGATTTTACACTATGGAGCATGCCATAGTTGTTGACTTGCTTGTGAAGCATCCATGTATCAAG GAGGATGATTTGGCTGACCTGCTCAAATATGAGAAAAAACATCTACGTTCTTTACTAAACacattgaaaaatgaaaaatttcttaAGAGTCGGATGCGAGTGGAAACAGATGAAGAAGGTCGAACAACACGACATAGCTATTATTTCATTAGTTACAATGTTTTTGTCAATGTAGTAAAGTACAAGCTTGACCACATACGCAAAAAAATTGAACTGGAGGAGCGCACCACCAGCAGTAGAGCAAATTTCAA ATGTCAAGCATGTGGAAAAACCTTTACAGACTTTGAAATAGGGCAGCTCCTTGACTACACGACAAAGCAACTTGTATGTACATTTTGTGAAGAGGAAGTATTGGAGGATGAAAGTTCTCTCCCAAGAGCGGACGCACGCACTTCTCTGGCTCGATTCAACAGTCAAGTCAAACCCATCTTTGATTTGCTGCAAGAATGTGAAGAAATCAGACTTGCTCCAGATTTGTTGGAGCCTGAGCCAacagattttaagaaaatgcaaaa AAATCCAACTGGAccacaacaaagaacaaaaggtGAAAATGGCATATGGAGTGGAGATGCATCGCGGAATATTGAATTTGGTTATAGTG ACCAGTTTACTATCACAGTAGATGATGACGTAGATAAAATGGCAGTAGAAAAGAAGGAAGTTCCAATCTGGATGCAAAAGAGTACTGTAGATGGTGTCCCAATGCTGGATGGGCTTGACA GCCCTAGTCGTTTGATTTCAAGCACGATGGTGCCTAGTGAGGACATCATGCAGACATTGCTAGTGCACGAGCCCAAAGCAGGGTCATCGCGATTGCCTGATAATGAGTCCAGTGATGAATCAGAGAGAGATGGATTTGGTGCAGGGACTGCTCCAGCAG gtgatgatgaagaaatgGAGAGCAATGAGGAAGATGAGGCTGTTCCCATAGTTACcattggtgacaagcgagtaCCATACCATGATGTCACAGAAGATATGGTGGCTCTTATGACTCCACTAGAAAAAGAGGAGTACATCAGAATAGGACAAGAAATCTATGAGAACATGTATGAGTGA